A window from Musa acuminata AAA Group cultivar baxijiao chromosome BXJ3-10, Cavendish_Baxijiao_AAA, whole genome shotgun sequence encodes these proteins:
- the LOC135583574 gene encoding protein MEI2-like 2 isoform X1 has translation MSFFMAIVEKLSMEQTSENSARLVSSNFLSVKTPKKAENAWDIPSGSNTLCGSSDVSLFSSSLPVLRHEKSNFADSHIGAQWTFDASSKLEKGNNDAESKVCVDDLDLHGTGILLPDDEEALLSGIMDDFDLNGLPSQVDELEDYDLFGSVGGMEMDSDPIESITVGIAKANISDGFLGNGISQYGLPNGVGTISGEHPYGEHPSRTLFVRNINSNVEDSELRSLFEQFGDIRSLYTACKHRGFVMISYYDIRSARSAMRALQNKPLRRRKLDIHFSIPKDNPTDKDMNQGTLVIFNLDPSVSNEDLRKIFGAYGEVKEIRETPHKRHHKFIEFYDVRAAEAALRSLNKSDIAGKRIKLEPSRPGGARRNLMQQLTHELEHDETRVYRHHGGSPIANSPPGLWAQFSSPNDNSPLQVLSKSPSGGAMSPIKNNHLPGLASVLPPMISTSTKIAPIGKDQNRASHADQVISGGSPIHGSGYQQSHSFPDHGHGLVTPTLGNLTSFGPSTSNASGVGTLTGPQFLWGSSASYTDNMQSSAWQSRATGNSFMSNGQGQGQNFLYSGHHGSFTGSSHSQHHHPVGSAPSVVPFERQYGYFPESPETSFMNQVAFGNTGINRNGGSLLMNTTPQATMNQGIMSGNMPDNSSPNMRMMPPQRFGPVLFRSPPYSGLSSIGIDGLVDRNRSRRVDNHGGQVDKRLYQLDLDKIIKGEDTRTTIMIKNIPNKYTSKMLLAAIDETHKGTYDFLYLPIDFKNKCNVGYAFINVVSPAHIISFYEAFHGKKWEKFNSEKVASLAYARIQGRAALVAHFQNSSLMNEDKRCRPILFYSEGAEAGYQELFSSSHVDVHQEDMTESVGDSPEGPRGSSNGLPENTIVPGTSLEG, from the exons ATGTCTTTCTTCATGGCAATTGTAGAGAAATTATCAATGGAGCAAACTTCGGAGAATTCAGCTCGTTTAG TTTCCTCAAATTTTCTATCGGTGAAGACTCCAAAGAAGGCAGAAAATGCGTGGGACATTCCATCTggatccaatacgctctgtggatCAAGTGATGTTAGCCTTTTCTCAAGCTCATTACCAGTACTTCGTCATGAAAAAT CGAATTTTGCAGATTCACACATCGGTGCTCAATGGACTTTTGATGCATCTTCCAAACTGGAAAAGGGAAACAATGACGCGGAGAGTAAGGTTTGTGTGGATGATCTGGACCTCCATGGGACTGGGATCCTGTTACCTGATGATGAAGAAGCCCTTTTGTCTGGCATAATGGATGATTTCGACCTTAATGGGTTGCCTAGTCAAGTTGATGAACTTGAAGACTATGATCTTTTTGGCAGTGTTGGGGGCATGGAAATGGATTCTGATCCTATAGAAAGCATTACGGTTGGTATTGCAAAGGCAAACATCTCTGATGGCTTTTTAGGCAATGGAATTAGTCAGTATGGTCTTCCTAATGGTGTTGGGACTATTTCTGGGGAACACCCATATGGAGAGCATCCTTCGAGAACTCTATTTGTGCGTAACATCAACAGTAATGTTGAAGACTCTGAATTGAGGTCGCTCTTTGAG CAATTTGGGGACATCCGAAGTCTTTATACGGCATGCAAACACAGGGGATTTGTGATGATATCTTACTATGATATACGATCTGCTCGATCTGCCATGCGTGCATTACAGAACAAGCCCTTAAGACGGAGaaagcttgacatacatttttcaATTCCAAAG GATAACCCAACAGACAAAGATATGAATCAAGGAACTCTCGTGATATTTAATTTGGATCCTTCCGTTTCTAACGAGGACCTTAGGAAAATATTTGGTGCCTATGGAGAAGTTAAAGAG ATAAGGGAGACTCCTCACAAGCGGCACCACAAATTTATTGAGTTTTATGATGTCAGAGCAGCAGAAGCTGCCCTGCGGTCATTGAACAAGAGTGACATAGCTGGGAAGCGAATAAAGCTAGAACCAAGCCGCCCTGGTGGAGCTCGCAGGAA CTTAATGCAACAATTGACTCATGAGCTAGAACACGATGAGACCAGAGTTTATCGGCACCATGGGGGATCACCTATCGCCAATTCACCACCAG GTCTATGGGCACAATTCAGTAGTCCAAATGATAACAGTCCACTACAAGTTCTTAGCAAGTCCCCTAGTGGGGGAGCAATGAGCCCCATTAAAAATAATCATTTGCCTGGACTAGCTTCTGTACTTCCTCCAATGATATCAACTTCCACTAAGATTGCACCAATCGGAAAGGACCAAAATAGGGCCAGCCATGCTGATCAGGTAATTTCTGGTGGGAGTCCCATACATGGAAGTGGATATCAGCAATCTCATTCCTTCCCAGATCATGGTCATGGATTGGTGACCCCAACTCTAGGAAATTTAACTTCTTTTGGTCCTTCTACATCGAATGCATCTGGAGTTGGAACTCTAACTGGCCCACAGTTTCTCTGGGGTAGCTCGGCTTCTTACACAGATAATATGCAGTCTTCTGCTTGGCAGTCTAGGGCTACAGGAAATTCATTCATGTCAAAtggacaagggcaagggcaaaactTTCTATATTCAGGCCATCATGGCTCGTTCACTGGGTCATCACACAGTCAGCATCACCATCCTGTTGGATCAGCTCCATCTGTTGTTCCTTTCGAGAGGCAGTATGGATATTTTCCCGAGTCACCAGAGACATCCTTCATGAACCAAGTTGCATTTGGAAATACTGGGATTAACCGAAATGGTGGCAGTTTACTTATGAACACAACTCCTCAGGCCACTATGAATCAAGGCATAATGTCAGGAAACATGCCAGATAATAGTTCACCCAATATGAGAATGATGCCTCCTCAGAGATTTGGACCTGTGCTCTTTCGCAGTCCTCCTTATTCTGGTCTAAGTTCCATCGGCATTGATGGTCTAGTTGATCGGAACCGCAGTCGGCGAGTTGACAACCATGGTGGTCAAGTAGACAAGAGGCTGTATCAGCTTGACTTGGACAAAATAATTAAGGGGGAAGACACTCGAACAACGATAATGATAAAAAACattccaaataa GTACACCTCGAAGATGCTTTTAGCTGCAATAGATGAAACTCACAAAGGCACATACGACTTTTTGTACTTGCCAATAGATTTTAAG AATAAATGCAATGTGGGTTATGCATTTATAAACGTGGTGTCTCCTGCACACATAATATCCTTTTATGAG GCATTCCatgggaagaaatgggagaagttTAACAGTGAGAAGGTTGCCTCTCTGGCATATGCAAGAATCCAGGGTAGAGCTGCACTTGTTGCCCACTTCCAGAACTCTAGCTTGATGAATGAAGATAAGAGATGCCGCCCCATTCTTTTTTATTCTGAGGGAGCGGAGGCTGGTTATCAG GAACTCTTTTCATCAAGTCATGTGGATGTGCATCAAGAAGATATGACTGAATCAGTGGGTGACTCACCTGAAGGTCCACGAGGAAGCAGTAATGGGCTGCCAGAGAACACCATCGTACCTGGAACTAGCTTGGAAGGGTAG
- the LOC135583574 gene encoding protein MEI2-like 2 isoform X2 codes for MSFFMAIVEKLSMEQTSENSARLVSSNFLSVKTPKKAENAWDIPSGSNTLCGSSDVSLFSSSLPVLRHEKYSHIGAQWTFDASSKLEKGNNDAESKVCVDDLDLHGTGILLPDDEEALLSGIMDDFDLNGLPSQVDELEDYDLFGSVGGMEMDSDPIESITVGIAKANISDGFLGNGISQYGLPNGVGTISGEHPYGEHPSRTLFVRNINSNVEDSELRSLFEQFGDIRSLYTACKHRGFVMISYYDIRSARSAMRALQNKPLRRRKLDIHFSIPKDNPTDKDMNQGTLVIFNLDPSVSNEDLRKIFGAYGEVKEIRETPHKRHHKFIEFYDVRAAEAALRSLNKSDIAGKRIKLEPSRPGGARRNLMQQLTHELEHDETRVYRHHGGSPIANSPPGLWAQFSSPNDNSPLQVLSKSPSGGAMSPIKNNHLPGLASVLPPMISTSTKIAPIGKDQNRASHADQVISGGSPIHGSGYQQSHSFPDHGHGLVTPTLGNLTSFGPSTSNASGVGTLTGPQFLWGSSASYTDNMQSSAWQSRATGNSFMSNGQGQGQNFLYSGHHGSFTGSSHSQHHHPVGSAPSVVPFERQYGYFPESPETSFMNQVAFGNTGINRNGGSLLMNTTPQATMNQGIMSGNMPDNSSPNMRMMPPQRFGPVLFRSPPYSGLSSIGIDGLVDRNRSRRVDNHGGQVDKRLYQLDLDKIIKGEDTRTTIMIKNIPNKYTSKMLLAAIDETHKGTYDFLYLPIDFKNKCNVGYAFINVVSPAHIISFYEAFHGKKWEKFNSEKVASLAYARIQGRAALVAHFQNSSLMNEDKRCRPILFYSEGAEAGYQELFSSSHVDVHQEDMTESVGDSPEGPRGSSNGLPENTIVPGTSLEG; via the exons ATGTCTTTCTTCATGGCAATTGTAGAGAAATTATCAATGGAGCAAACTTCGGAGAATTCAGCTCGTTTAG TTTCCTCAAATTTTCTATCGGTGAAGACTCCAAAGAAGGCAGAAAATGCGTGGGACATTCCATCTggatccaatacgctctgtggatCAAGTGATGTTAGCCTTTTCTCAAGCTCATTACCAGTACTTCGTCATGAAAAAT ATTCACACATCGGTGCTCAATGGACTTTTGATGCATCTTCCAAACTGGAAAAGGGAAACAATGACGCGGAGAGTAAGGTTTGTGTGGATGATCTGGACCTCCATGGGACTGGGATCCTGTTACCTGATGATGAAGAAGCCCTTTTGTCTGGCATAATGGATGATTTCGACCTTAATGGGTTGCCTAGTCAAGTTGATGAACTTGAAGACTATGATCTTTTTGGCAGTGTTGGGGGCATGGAAATGGATTCTGATCCTATAGAAAGCATTACGGTTGGTATTGCAAAGGCAAACATCTCTGATGGCTTTTTAGGCAATGGAATTAGTCAGTATGGTCTTCCTAATGGTGTTGGGACTATTTCTGGGGAACACCCATATGGAGAGCATCCTTCGAGAACTCTATTTGTGCGTAACATCAACAGTAATGTTGAAGACTCTGAATTGAGGTCGCTCTTTGAG CAATTTGGGGACATCCGAAGTCTTTATACGGCATGCAAACACAGGGGATTTGTGATGATATCTTACTATGATATACGATCTGCTCGATCTGCCATGCGTGCATTACAGAACAAGCCCTTAAGACGGAGaaagcttgacatacatttttcaATTCCAAAG GATAACCCAACAGACAAAGATATGAATCAAGGAACTCTCGTGATATTTAATTTGGATCCTTCCGTTTCTAACGAGGACCTTAGGAAAATATTTGGTGCCTATGGAGAAGTTAAAGAG ATAAGGGAGACTCCTCACAAGCGGCACCACAAATTTATTGAGTTTTATGATGTCAGAGCAGCAGAAGCTGCCCTGCGGTCATTGAACAAGAGTGACATAGCTGGGAAGCGAATAAAGCTAGAACCAAGCCGCCCTGGTGGAGCTCGCAGGAA CTTAATGCAACAATTGACTCATGAGCTAGAACACGATGAGACCAGAGTTTATCGGCACCATGGGGGATCACCTATCGCCAATTCACCACCAG GTCTATGGGCACAATTCAGTAGTCCAAATGATAACAGTCCACTACAAGTTCTTAGCAAGTCCCCTAGTGGGGGAGCAATGAGCCCCATTAAAAATAATCATTTGCCTGGACTAGCTTCTGTACTTCCTCCAATGATATCAACTTCCACTAAGATTGCACCAATCGGAAAGGACCAAAATAGGGCCAGCCATGCTGATCAGGTAATTTCTGGTGGGAGTCCCATACATGGAAGTGGATATCAGCAATCTCATTCCTTCCCAGATCATGGTCATGGATTGGTGACCCCAACTCTAGGAAATTTAACTTCTTTTGGTCCTTCTACATCGAATGCATCTGGAGTTGGAACTCTAACTGGCCCACAGTTTCTCTGGGGTAGCTCGGCTTCTTACACAGATAATATGCAGTCTTCTGCTTGGCAGTCTAGGGCTACAGGAAATTCATTCATGTCAAAtggacaagggcaagggcaaaactTTCTATATTCAGGCCATCATGGCTCGTTCACTGGGTCATCACACAGTCAGCATCACCATCCTGTTGGATCAGCTCCATCTGTTGTTCCTTTCGAGAGGCAGTATGGATATTTTCCCGAGTCACCAGAGACATCCTTCATGAACCAAGTTGCATTTGGAAATACTGGGATTAACCGAAATGGTGGCAGTTTACTTATGAACACAACTCCTCAGGCCACTATGAATCAAGGCATAATGTCAGGAAACATGCCAGATAATAGTTCACCCAATATGAGAATGATGCCTCCTCAGAGATTTGGACCTGTGCTCTTTCGCAGTCCTCCTTATTCTGGTCTAAGTTCCATCGGCATTGATGGTCTAGTTGATCGGAACCGCAGTCGGCGAGTTGACAACCATGGTGGTCAAGTAGACAAGAGGCTGTATCAGCTTGACTTGGACAAAATAATTAAGGGGGAAGACACTCGAACAACGATAATGATAAAAAACattccaaataa GTACACCTCGAAGATGCTTTTAGCTGCAATAGATGAAACTCACAAAGGCACATACGACTTTTTGTACTTGCCAATAGATTTTAAG AATAAATGCAATGTGGGTTATGCATTTATAAACGTGGTGTCTCCTGCACACATAATATCCTTTTATGAG GCATTCCatgggaagaaatgggagaagttTAACAGTGAGAAGGTTGCCTCTCTGGCATATGCAAGAATCCAGGGTAGAGCTGCACTTGTTGCCCACTTCCAGAACTCTAGCTTGATGAATGAAGATAAGAGATGCCGCCCCATTCTTTTTTATTCTGAGGGAGCGGAGGCTGGTTATCAG GAACTCTTTTCATCAAGTCATGTGGATGTGCATCAAGAAGATATGACTGAATCAGTGGGTGACTCACCTGAAGGTCCACGAGGAAGCAGTAATGGGCTGCCAGAGAACACCATCGTACCTGGAACTAGCTTGGAAGGGTAG
- the LOC135583574 gene encoding protein MEI2-like 2 isoform X3 encodes MEQTSENSARLVSSNFLSVKTPKKAENAWDIPSGSNTLCGSSDVSLFSSSLPVLRHEKSNFADSHIGAQWTFDASSKLEKGNNDAESKVCVDDLDLHGTGILLPDDEEALLSGIMDDFDLNGLPSQVDELEDYDLFGSVGGMEMDSDPIESITVGIAKANISDGFLGNGISQYGLPNGVGTISGEHPYGEHPSRTLFVRNINSNVEDSELRSLFEQFGDIRSLYTACKHRGFVMISYYDIRSARSAMRALQNKPLRRRKLDIHFSIPKDNPTDKDMNQGTLVIFNLDPSVSNEDLRKIFGAYGEVKEIRETPHKRHHKFIEFYDVRAAEAALRSLNKSDIAGKRIKLEPSRPGGARRNLMQQLTHELEHDETRVYRHHGGSPIANSPPGLWAQFSSPNDNSPLQVLSKSPSGGAMSPIKNNHLPGLASVLPPMISTSTKIAPIGKDQNRASHADQVISGGSPIHGSGYQQSHSFPDHGHGLVTPTLGNLTSFGPSTSNASGVGTLTGPQFLWGSSASYTDNMQSSAWQSRATGNSFMSNGQGQGQNFLYSGHHGSFTGSSHSQHHHPVGSAPSVVPFERQYGYFPESPETSFMNQVAFGNTGINRNGGSLLMNTTPQATMNQGIMSGNMPDNSSPNMRMMPPQRFGPVLFRSPPYSGLSSIGIDGLVDRNRSRRVDNHGGQVDKRLYQLDLDKIIKGEDTRTTIMIKNIPNKYTSKMLLAAIDETHKGTYDFLYLPIDFKNKCNVGYAFINVVSPAHIISFYEAFHGKKWEKFNSEKVASLAYARIQGRAALVAHFQNSSLMNEDKRCRPILFYSEGAEAGYQELFSSSHVDVHQEDMTESVGDSPEGPRGSSNGLPENTIVPGTSLEG; translated from the exons ATGGAGCAAACTTCGGAGAATTCAGCTCGTTTAG TTTCCTCAAATTTTCTATCGGTGAAGACTCCAAAGAAGGCAGAAAATGCGTGGGACATTCCATCTggatccaatacgctctgtggatCAAGTGATGTTAGCCTTTTCTCAAGCTCATTACCAGTACTTCGTCATGAAAAAT CGAATTTTGCAGATTCACACATCGGTGCTCAATGGACTTTTGATGCATCTTCCAAACTGGAAAAGGGAAACAATGACGCGGAGAGTAAGGTTTGTGTGGATGATCTGGACCTCCATGGGACTGGGATCCTGTTACCTGATGATGAAGAAGCCCTTTTGTCTGGCATAATGGATGATTTCGACCTTAATGGGTTGCCTAGTCAAGTTGATGAACTTGAAGACTATGATCTTTTTGGCAGTGTTGGGGGCATGGAAATGGATTCTGATCCTATAGAAAGCATTACGGTTGGTATTGCAAAGGCAAACATCTCTGATGGCTTTTTAGGCAATGGAATTAGTCAGTATGGTCTTCCTAATGGTGTTGGGACTATTTCTGGGGAACACCCATATGGAGAGCATCCTTCGAGAACTCTATTTGTGCGTAACATCAACAGTAATGTTGAAGACTCTGAATTGAGGTCGCTCTTTGAG CAATTTGGGGACATCCGAAGTCTTTATACGGCATGCAAACACAGGGGATTTGTGATGATATCTTACTATGATATACGATCTGCTCGATCTGCCATGCGTGCATTACAGAACAAGCCCTTAAGACGGAGaaagcttgacatacatttttcaATTCCAAAG GATAACCCAACAGACAAAGATATGAATCAAGGAACTCTCGTGATATTTAATTTGGATCCTTCCGTTTCTAACGAGGACCTTAGGAAAATATTTGGTGCCTATGGAGAAGTTAAAGAG ATAAGGGAGACTCCTCACAAGCGGCACCACAAATTTATTGAGTTTTATGATGTCAGAGCAGCAGAAGCTGCCCTGCGGTCATTGAACAAGAGTGACATAGCTGGGAAGCGAATAAAGCTAGAACCAAGCCGCCCTGGTGGAGCTCGCAGGAA CTTAATGCAACAATTGACTCATGAGCTAGAACACGATGAGACCAGAGTTTATCGGCACCATGGGGGATCACCTATCGCCAATTCACCACCAG GTCTATGGGCACAATTCAGTAGTCCAAATGATAACAGTCCACTACAAGTTCTTAGCAAGTCCCCTAGTGGGGGAGCAATGAGCCCCATTAAAAATAATCATTTGCCTGGACTAGCTTCTGTACTTCCTCCAATGATATCAACTTCCACTAAGATTGCACCAATCGGAAAGGACCAAAATAGGGCCAGCCATGCTGATCAGGTAATTTCTGGTGGGAGTCCCATACATGGAAGTGGATATCAGCAATCTCATTCCTTCCCAGATCATGGTCATGGATTGGTGACCCCAACTCTAGGAAATTTAACTTCTTTTGGTCCTTCTACATCGAATGCATCTGGAGTTGGAACTCTAACTGGCCCACAGTTTCTCTGGGGTAGCTCGGCTTCTTACACAGATAATATGCAGTCTTCTGCTTGGCAGTCTAGGGCTACAGGAAATTCATTCATGTCAAAtggacaagggcaagggcaaaactTTCTATATTCAGGCCATCATGGCTCGTTCACTGGGTCATCACACAGTCAGCATCACCATCCTGTTGGATCAGCTCCATCTGTTGTTCCTTTCGAGAGGCAGTATGGATATTTTCCCGAGTCACCAGAGACATCCTTCATGAACCAAGTTGCATTTGGAAATACTGGGATTAACCGAAATGGTGGCAGTTTACTTATGAACACAACTCCTCAGGCCACTATGAATCAAGGCATAATGTCAGGAAACATGCCAGATAATAGTTCACCCAATATGAGAATGATGCCTCCTCAGAGATTTGGACCTGTGCTCTTTCGCAGTCCTCCTTATTCTGGTCTAAGTTCCATCGGCATTGATGGTCTAGTTGATCGGAACCGCAGTCGGCGAGTTGACAACCATGGTGGTCAAGTAGACAAGAGGCTGTATCAGCTTGACTTGGACAAAATAATTAAGGGGGAAGACACTCGAACAACGATAATGATAAAAAACattccaaataa GTACACCTCGAAGATGCTTTTAGCTGCAATAGATGAAACTCACAAAGGCACATACGACTTTTTGTACTTGCCAATAGATTTTAAG AATAAATGCAATGTGGGTTATGCATTTATAAACGTGGTGTCTCCTGCACACATAATATCCTTTTATGAG GCATTCCatgggaagaaatgggagaagttTAACAGTGAGAAGGTTGCCTCTCTGGCATATGCAAGAATCCAGGGTAGAGCTGCACTTGTTGCCCACTTCCAGAACTCTAGCTTGATGAATGAAGATAAGAGATGCCGCCCCATTCTTTTTTATTCTGAGGGAGCGGAGGCTGGTTATCAG GAACTCTTTTCATCAAGTCATGTGGATGTGCATCAAGAAGATATGACTGAATCAGTGGGTGACTCACCTGAAGGTCCACGAGGAAGCAGTAATGGGCTGCCAGAGAACACCATCGTACCTGGAACTAGCTTGGAAGGGTAG
- the LOC135583574 gene encoding protein MEI2-like 2 isoform X4 produces MEQTSENSARLVSSNFLSVKTPKKAENAWDIPSGSNTLCGSSDVSLFSSSLPVLRHEKYSHIGAQWTFDASSKLEKGNNDAESKVCVDDLDLHGTGILLPDDEEALLSGIMDDFDLNGLPSQVDELEDYDLFGSVGGMEMDSDPIESITVGIAKANISDGFLGNGISQYGLPNGVGTISGEHPYGEHPSRTLFVRNINSNVEDSELRSLFEQFGDIRSLYTACKHRGFVMISYYDIRSARSAMRALQNKPLRRRKLDIHFSIPKDNPTDKDMNQGTLVIFNLDPSVSNEDLRKIFGAYGEVKEIRETPHKRHHKFIEFYDVRAAEAALRSLNKSDIAGKRIKLEPSRPGGARRNLMQQLTHELEHDETRVYRHHGGSPIANSPPGLWAQFSSPNDNSPLQVLSKSPSGGAMSPIKNNHLPGLASVLPPMISTSTKIAPIGKDQNRASHADQVISGGSPIHGSGYQQSHSFPDHGHGLVTPTLGNLTSFGPSTSNASGVGTLTGPQFLWGSSASYTDNMQSSAWQSRATGNSFMSNGQGQGQNFLYSGHHGSFTGSSHSQHHHPVGSAPSVVPFERQYGYFPESPETSFMNQVAFGNTGINRNGGSLLMNTTPQATMNQGIMSGNMPDNSSPNMRMMPPQRFGPVLFRSPPYSGLSSIGIDGLVDRNRSRRVDNHGGQVDKRLYQLDLDKIIKGEDTRTTIMIKNIPNKYTSKMLLAAIDETHKGTYDFLYLPIDFKNKCNVGYAFINVVSPAHIISFYEAFHGKKWEKFNSEKVASLAYARIQGRAALVAHFQNSSLMNEDKRCRPILFYSEGAEAGYQELFSSSHVDVHQEDMTESVGDSPEGPRGSSNGLPENTIVPGTSLEG; encoded by the exons ATGGAGCAAACTTCGGAGAATTCAGCTCGTTTAG TTTCCTCAAATTTTCTATCGGTGAAGACTCCAAAGAAGGCAGAAAATGCGTGGGACATTCCATCTggatccaatacgctctgtggatCAAGTGATGTTAGCCTTTTCTCAAGCTCATTACCAGTACTTCGTCATGAAAAAT ATTCACACATCGGTGCTCAATGGACTTTTGATGCATCTTCCAAACTGGAAAAGGGAAACAATGACGCGGAGAGTAAGGTTTGTGTGGATGATCTGGACCTCCATGGGACTGGGATCCTGTTACCTGATGATGAAGAAGCCCTTTTGTCTGGCATAATGGATGATTTCGACCTTAATGGGTTGCCTAGTCAAGTTGATGAACTTGAAGACTATGATCTTTTTGGCAGTGTTGGGGGCATGGAAATGGATTCTGATCCTATAGAAAGCATTACGGTTGGTATTGCAAAGGCAAACATCTCTGATGGCTTTTTAGGCAATGGAATTAGTCAGTATGGTCTTCCTAATGGTGTTGGGACTATTTCTGGGGAACACCCATATGGAGAGCATCCTTCGAGAACTCTATTTGTGCGTAACATCAACAGTAATGTTGAAGACTCTGAATTGAGGTCGCTCTTTGAG CAATTTGGGGACATCCGAAGTCTTTATACGGCATGCAAACACAGGGGATTTGTGATGATATCTTACTATGATATACGATCTGCTCGATCTGCCATGCGTGCATTACAGAACAAGCCCTTAAGACGGAGaaagcttgacatacatttttcaATTCCAAAG GATAACCCAACAGACAAAGATATGAATCAAGGAACTCTCGTGATATTTAATTTGGATCCTTCCGTTTCTAACGAGGACCTTAGGAAAATATTTGGTGCCTATGGAGAAGTTAAAGAG ATAAGGGAGACTCCTCACAAGCGGCACCACAAATTTATTGAGTTTTATGATGTCAGAGCAGCAGAAGCTGCCCTGCGGTCATTGAACAAGAGTGACATAGCTGGGAAGCGAATAAAGCTAGAACCAAGCCGCCCTGGTGGAGCTCGCAGGAA CTTAATGCAACAATTGACTCATGAGCTAGAACACGATGAGACCAGAGTTTATCGGCACCATGGGGGATCACCTATCGCCAATTCACCACCAG GTCTATGGGCACAATTCAGTAGTCCAAATGATAACAGTCCACTACAAGTTCTTAGCAAGTCCCCTAGTGGGGGAGCAATGAGCCCCATTAAAAATAATCATTTGCCTGGACTAGCTTCTGTACTTCCTCCAATGATATCAACTTCCACTAAGATTGCACCAATCGGAAAGGACCAAAATAGGGCCAGCCATGCTGATCAGGTAATTTCTGGTGGGAGTCCCATACATGGAAGTGGATATCAGCAATCTCATTCCTTCCCAGATCATGGTCATGGATTGGTGACCCCAACTCTAGGAAATTTAACTTCTTTTGGTCCTTCTACATCGAATGCATCTGGAGTTGGAACTCTAACTGGCCCACAGTTTCTCTGGGGTAGCTCGGCTTCTTACACAGATAATATGCAGTCTTCTGCTTGGCAGTCTAGGGCTACAGGAAATTCATTCATGTCAAAtggacaagggcaagggcaaaactTTCTATATTCAGGCCATCATGGCTCGTTCACTGGGTCATCACACAGTCAGCATCACCATCCTGTTGGATCAGCTCCATCTGTTGTTCCTTTCGAGAGGCAGTATGGATATTTTCCCGAGTCACCAGAGACATCCTTCATGAACCAAGTTGCATTTGGAAATACTGGGATTAACCGAAATGGTGGCAGTTTACTTATGAACACAACTCCTCAGGCCACTATGAATCAAGGCATAATGTCAGGAAACATGCCAGATAATAGTTCACCCAATATGAGAATGATGCCTCCTCAGAGATTTGGACCTGTGCTCTTTCGCAGTCCTCCTTATTCTGGTCTAAGTTCCATCGGCATTGATGGTCTAGTTGATCGGAACCGCAGTCGGCGAGTTGACAACCATGGTGGTCAAGTAGACAAGAGGCTGTATCAGCTTGACTTGGACAAAATAATTAAGGGGGAAGACACTCGAACAACGATAATGATAAAAAACattccaaataa GTACACCTCGAAGATGCTTTTAGCTGCAATAGATGAAACTCACAAAGGCACATACGACTTTTTGTACTTGCCAATAGATTTTAAG AATAAATGCAATGTGGGTTATGCATTTATAAACGTGGTGTCTCCTGCACACATAATATCCTTTTATGAG GCATTCCatgggaagaaatgggagaagttTAACAGTGAGAAGGTTGCCTCTCTGGCATATGCAAGAATCCAGGGTAGAGCTGCACTTGTTGCCCACTTCCAGAACTCTAGCTTGATGAATGAAGATAAGAGATGCCGCCCCATTCTTTTTTATTCTGAGGGAGCGGAGGCTGGTTATCAG GAACTCTTTTCATCAAGTCATGTGGATGTGCATCAAGAAGATATGACTGAATCAGTGGGTGACTCACCTGAAGGTCCACGAGGAAGCAGTAATGGGCTGCCAGAGAACACCATCGTACCTGGAACTAGCTTGGAAGGGTAG